From the genome of Nicotiana sylvestris chromosome 2, ASM39365v2, whole genome shotgun sequence, one region includes:
- the LOC138886554 gene encoding histone H4 translates to MSGRGKGGKGLGKGGAKRHRKVLRDNIQGITKPAIRRLARRGGVKRISGLIYEETRGVLKIFLENVIRDAVTYTEHARRKTVTAMDVVYALKRQGRTLYGFGG, encoded by the coding sequence ATGTCAGGAAGAGGCAAAGGTGGCAAAGGATTGGGCAAAGGAGGAGCCAAGAGGCACAGAAAAGTTTTAAGGGACAACATCCAGGGAATCACAAAGCCTGCAATTCGGCGTTTGGCTCGTAGGGGAGGAGTGAAGCGCATTTCTGGTTTAATTTACGAGGAGACGCGTGGGGTGTTGAAGATATTTTTGGAGAATGTGATTCGTGATGCAGTGACTTACACAGAACACGCTAGGAGAAAGACTGTTACTGCTATGGATGTTGTTTATGCACTCAAGAGACAGGGCAGGACTCTCTATGGATTTGGGGGTTAG
- the LOC104249611 gene encoding histone H4 encodes MSGRGKGGKGLGKGGAKRHRKVLRDNIQGITKPAIRRLARRGGVKRISGLIYEETRGVLKIFLENVIRDAVTYTEHARRKTVTAMDVVYALKRQGRTLYGFGG; translated from the coding sequence ATGTCAGGAAGAGGAAAGGGAGGCAAAGGATTGGGAAAGGGAGGGGCAAAGAGGCACAGAAAAGTATTAAGGGACAACATTCAGGGAATCACAAAGCCTGCAATTCGGCGTTTGGCTCGTAGGGGTGGAGTTAAGCGTATATCTGGTTTGATTTACGAGGAGACTCGTGGAGTGTTGAAGATATTTTTGGAGAATGTGATTCGTGATGCTGTGACCTACACCGAACACGCTAGGAGAAAGACTGTCACTGCTATGGATGTTGTTTATGCACTCAAGAGGCAGGGCAGGACTCTCTACGGATTTGGGGGTTAG